A segment of the Cololabis saira isolate AMF1-May2022 chromosome 3, fColSai1.1, whole genome shotgun sequence genome:
CGCCTCCACTTTGATCTAAAAGAACAAATCAAAAGATCTGCCAAATACCTGAATCTCAAATATATATCCACATGTTTATGCATATACACTGCACACATGGTTTTTGTGTGAAATAAAGAGTATTTTACCAGCTTAGATAAAACTGATATTTATGTATTCATGAAACTGTGATGGTCCTGCCATCAGCTCCGGGAAAACGACAGGATTTTCACCGCCACGATAAACTTGTGCAAATATGCGGAACAGTGAAACAACCAAGGTCAAGTTTTATTTCTCAGCAGAATATTATCAACATTTCAGCATAAATTATCTTACAAATCCAATTTTCATCAGAAACAAAACCTCAGCATTCTTCACTCCAAGATTACAACATGTGGCCCTGAAAATAAACAACTTTGTGTTGAAAAGCAAACATTTTTATTGGATTACTACACCAGGCAGTTTTAATACATTTCAATTTAATCTATTAACGATCTTGTCACCGTCACTGTTTTAAGCTACTGAGTGGATGTAAATGCCAATAAATCATTCAAAGTAGTTTATTACAAGGTGCCCAaacacctttcattttttgatgTTGTCCAACTACTTATGATACAAGTATTTAACAAACTTTATTGTTTCCATTGAGCCTAAATCAGGGACATGTATTTATGTAGCTTTACTCATGTCCATAGGAGGTAAATAGCACATACATTCTCATTATTTAATTCAGCGTTAAATATCTGTTGCAGTAGTGTTTAAATTCAACTCTGTGCTTCCACTAGTTTACCCCTTATTTTTAGCAAAGGCTTGAAATTCAGCTTTGTGTTGCAAAATTAGTCTGGAAACAaccaatttaaaagaaaacaaacagtttTTAAGCCTAGCAGATACACCGGATGCACATAGGCAAATTGAGTAAGAGAAGAAAATGTGGTAATTCAGTTAACACTGAACTTGTTGATGAAATGCGGCTTGGTGTGCTTGtcatcatccttccttcctgctaCTTAGAATAGATGAAGaaattaaacagaaaacaggagtTCATTTTTGAGTTTCTATGCTTTTCTAGCAAAGAAACAAAATGAAAGAGCAATTTCCATGTATTTCAATGCCCCTCAGTGTGCTGCCCAGAAGTGAAACTGACGACCAGGTTCCAGTAATGGCACATTACACAGAATAAAAACGCCAGAATATGTATGTATTCACAATTAAATACAGTTATATGTACAGTTGTAAATTGCAGGTTTTCTATTACTTTGAATAATCCACATTTACATAGACATCATCAATGTAATCCAAATGTTGGCCCATTCCATCTGTAAGTTCCTGCAAAGACCAAAAAAAGAGGCTTGATCAAGATTCAGTtgttacttaaaaaaacaaaccaaaaaaaaacacgtaTCTTTAATGGAAGCTAGTGGATAGTGAGGAGATAATAGCAGAGAGTTCTGTGTTAGGAATCTTGTAGAATCGCTTAGCCGCCATTTGATAGGTGTTCAGCTATACAAAACTCATTGATGAAAATATACTGTACCTGAACATTAACGTAGGTAGGTTCATCAATGGTTTTCTGTTCGGAGGGTAAAACACCTGTTTTGTAAGATTCCTCCCTcccactgaaaaaaacaaaacaaaacaaataaaacaacaaagttCTTTTAAGAAACTGAATTATTTTATGTAGCGACCTTTATGTTTGGCGATTTCTGCAGAGGAACATGTAGCAAACCGTGTGGGTGGATCAGATGATGCTTTGTTGAAGTTCACATAGAATCCAGATTCCTCTCGATTGAGTGTGTTTGACCTGGGCGATGGACGAAAGGTTATTTTTGATATGCTGAATGCAAGTACATCTGTCAAAATAAGCTTTGTTTGGAATACATCTATATCTAATAGTTGTTCTCATTAAAGTACTGATTTAACAATTCTCTTTCATAATATTACTGTTTTCCACAAAACTTAATTATTTTCTccgtacaaatatttttaccttttctttagTCTAGTTGATGGAGATTCTTCCTCTTTTAAACGTTACTTAATTAtaaacataaattattaaggtataaaaaagtaaataaataaaacaaaaaaaaatcagagtgTGTTTGGGTCAGAGGGAAATAAATAAGGGTTTAGACTCAAATACCTCATTAATATATTACTACTATCAGTGATAAAGCGGCTCTTTTGATTCAGCTAAATATGAAAGGTAACAAtggtttccaaaaaaaaaataaaaggaaaattgtcaaataaatattGGGAGAATGGTTTAGGAATTCAACATAATCAGTAAGGAAGTGAAAAGAAACATTGAATTCACAAAGAATTTCAAAAATGATATTACCGCTTGCGTTTAATGTAAAAGACAATTCCAGTGATAAAGACGATCAGCGTGAGAGCCAGAACTGGTATAAAGATGGTCAGGTATATGTTGAGGTGTCCATTGTCACCCGCGACGATGTTCGGCGTTGCTGGTGACAGTAATCATTTCTGTTAAACAAACTGAATTGGATATAATGAACATCCCTCCATATGTTTTTGAGAAAGATGGGTAAATGTTACACTCACTTGTTGGGGTTTCAGAAGTGAATACAACGGACCTTGTAGGATCTGTGACAAACAAACAGCTTGTGATGTTTTTTAAGTCATCTAGTGgcagtgcaaaaaaaataaaataaaatgaagattTCCATGGGAATCCGTTCTCACAGCTTATAAACTGCACCCACGCACTTAGAAAGGCTGTGCATGAACTTGTAAACTGTGCAAACGGGTTTATAAATTACACTTAGGGATTTACAAAAACTGCGACAGACTGGCGACCAGTCTGAGAGTTTATCCCTCCCTGCCTTTCTcccaaagagagctgggacaggatggatggatggatggatggatggatggatggatggaaaatacaGAAAATACCACAAACCGAGGCGAATGGAGGCTTATTAAGAGCATGTTTAACAAATGGAAAGAAGAGAGGTTCACAgagcacctgtgtgtgtgtgtgtgctgctgaAAGGGTGTGTTCTGTATTTTAACGCAGTGACAAGTTATCAAACAGTTAAGAAAATGTCTCAGGTGTCACAAAtaaatgtgaaatagaaaaaaaaatatgtctaattaatgtttttttttttttttttaatgccatgTTCCACTTCACATTTCTTAAAAATTGCTTTGGTAACATTGTGATTCTTCAGATAGTAAAgccagaaaaataatattttgaaaCTGTTGTGCTGTTTCTCGCGGTTAAGTTTGACCgtgtgatttttaatgtcaaatCTTATCAAGGATGTGTGAACAGTGCTGAccaaataaaagtaattaataTCAAATACTTGAAAGTCCATACCTGGTGTTTGAATGACTGCACCTGGCCGTGAGGGACAAACACAAAATATTAACTCAACTCTTCAGTCACGTAACTATCGTCTActtgaaaatgtgttttacaaaaaTACTAACCTTGAACAGAGATTTTGACATTGTTTTTGGTGAAACTATAGTTTTgattttttacaaaaatccgCAAATATATGTACGGTTCATTATTCGTTATGTTCCGGATCTGTAGAGAGCAGTTTCCTCCGTCTTTATCTCCGATGACCTTTGTCTGTCCTTTGTACTTTGGAAGCACACAGGTTTCATTTGGGTGGAAAACAAATGCATTCTTGTCATTGTCATTCTTACTGCATTCACTTCGGCCTCTCGTTTTCCAGTAAACTTGAACATCATTCGTCTGGTACTTTGATGGATAGCTGAACGAGCACGGTATGGTTAGATTCGAGCCCTTGGTTACATTAAAGCTTCTTGTGACATTTATTCTCCAGTCATTACCTGTGTTGAAAATGAAACGAAAACTGCattaatttaaatgtatttaaaatcagaggaaactcattaGTTTCAAAAGTCCCCTACCTTTTGAATATGAGACCAAAATCTGTATCAGACAGAGATATAGcacactctgcagctgcatctgatCAGAAAAGACAACCTCATCTTAGCAAAGAGAGTTTTCAGATCTTAAAAATAGGCCTTTTACACCTGTATCTGTCCCCTGAAATCATCTTCTAATTTATTTAAACGTCAAGTACTCACAGTGAAAACGATCAGAGGAGGATGTGGTTTGTGTGCCGTTCTTCGTGTTTAATATATCCAATGACAGATGTGAACAATTTTTGAGTATGCTTCCTCTTGCCCTGTTctgctgattaaaaaaaaaaaagggaagttTAGAAAGACAAGTAAACTTGCGAATACCCACCAGAGTTTGAGGGCcacattttacaccattttaCACACACTTTGAATTTTaatattaaaaagtcttaaaagcAATTGTAGTTGTCTCATGTCGTCTGTGAGGTAAGTTAAAGACTAAAACCTCACtaggtttagttttttttcctgtctgAGCTCCTGACGGCACTGGTATTTGTTATTCTTTAGCACTTCCAAATGCAGCGCAGTTCTTGTATGAAGTAACAGTGACCTCTTTTAAACACAGTTATTTCCACCTCTTCTTTTTGCACCGTGTCAGAAATGCCTATCGACTGCATGCAAAACCTTAACGGCAGCTTTAAAGATGGACCGACAGCATCACTCATTTTCTCCCATAAAAATTGTAAACTGAGctgaattcaattttattttcgaGCTGCATGTGTGTAAGAAAAAGCTGAAATACAGCTCTTGTTAATATGTTGACAGATCTAAGTTACATAATTTGAACCTCATTTATTTTGTTGTGTCCCCCCTTTTCACTGATGGCATAATCCACCTATTTACAGGAAATCATTCATATCatgtcaaaacaaaacactaaTAGTTTATGTATATCTTTTGTGGAAACTAGATAATGTAGTGAGAAACTTCTTCTGACTTTTCCATCAGGGGTCGCCACAGTGGATAATCGCGTTCTGCATATTGATCCGGTATAGAATCTAGATTATACTGGATGTCCTTCCTGCCATGCCCCCCCCCACCTTTATCTGAGTTTGGTGCAGCACTACGAGAAACTACGAGAACGTTGCCTTGTGACCTGTTTGTGGCTGAGACATCAGAGCAATGTGGGGCCCAGGGTCATGAACAGGCATCCTTTGACAAGAatctttgctttgtttttgtttcaagtTTTGCATTTCAGACCTGTGCCACGTAACAAGTTTAATAAAAGGCTTCTTCTTTCCACAGTATAGCTTTTAGTAGCAATTGTGACGCTAGCTCCATACTGCAGTGCTCTACAAAGGTTTCCAGAAGTAATGCCTCATCCATGTGGTTATGTCAGCTGTCGAATAATGACGGTTCTTGATGCAGTTTTAGGGCTCAGAGTGTGTAGGTATTCAGCTCATGCTTGGGCCCTTGCTGTTCATGCACAAACTGAAATAGGAAATTTACTTTACAGCATTTCATTAACTTTGTTatagatttattgacaaagtagGGAGCCactgtcatggtctggggttTTTGTGTTAGAAATTTGTTTTCTtctactgtttttctttgattgtttTGTACTCtagttgctgttttattttgaaagtctgtttcTTGGTTTCTAAAGTTGTTAAGTCGGAGGTTGATGTGCCTTGTTCTCTTTGATCCTGATTGTCTTGTCCGTTgcttctttctcttcctccctGTTGGTCTGTCTGTGTTTTCCGCCAGTCTGTTTACCTGACTACTGTGttgtcttgatttttttttctgttgcccttttttttgtatttattcttcTACTTCTACTTCTTTACACTCCTTTTGGGTCCTCCAAAACTCATCCCTTAAACCTTTCATAAAAGCCTCTTGTAGATATTGTTATAGTCCTGAATTATTACAATCATCTGTTAACATGACCTTTTtgaaataacatttatttttgttttcgacCTCATTATTCAAAAATTCTTCATGTATCAGACTGTTCTTCCTATGTGTTGGAACAACTGACACATATTAACAAATGAATGAAGCTGACAAGAAAAATCAGCAAAATATCATGACCTTGTAGTGTCTGCAAACAAATGAATACTGAAGTTAATCTTACAtctgtatatattttattcacattttccaTTGTCTCAACTTCTTCAGATTTTGTGTTGTAGAATAGATTGGCGTAGACACTTCTAGGCATACAAATATGCACTGTATGTCTTCCCTGCTGCTCCAGATGTTGATTATGCACTGGGAATGAATCACGTGTGGAGCCTCTTCCTGAAGTTTCTCAACGCTGAGGTCACATTTTCTGAAGATTCTTTGCTGTATGCTTTCCATTGATTTCAGGGTTAATGATTTGTGCAGGAAAATGTGTGAGAAAAGCAATAAAGAAATGAAAGTTTATAATAAAGGCCAGCGCAATAAGCGTATGATCGTCACTGtttcctgcagaaacccaccccTGTTGCTTCTTTCCTGAGTTGTGCCA
Coding sequences within it:
- the LOC133428860 gene encoding uncharacterized protein LOC133428860, whose amino-acid sequence is MQLQSVLYLCLIQILVSYSKGNDWRINVTRSFNVTKGSNLTIPCSFSYPSKYQTNDVQVYWKTRGRSECSKNDNDKNAFVFHPNETCVLPKYKGQTKVIGDKDGGNCSLQIRNITNNEPYIYLRIFVKNQNYSFTKNNVKISVQGAVIQTPDPTRSVVFTSETPTTTPNIVAGDNGHLNIYLTIFIPVLALTLIVFITGIVFYIKRKRSNTLNREESGFYVNFNKASSDPPTRGREESYKTGVLPSEQKTIDEPTYVNVQELTDGMGQHLDYIDDVYVNVDYSK